GGAGATCCGGGTCAAGGGCGACTGGTCGGTCCGCCGCCCGGACCTGCCCGCGGGCGGCGGCTGGGCGTTCGAGTTCGACAACGACGGCTACCCGGACATCGACGACACCGCCGAGGTGCTGCTGGCGCTCAACCGCATGGACCACCCGGACCAGGTCGCGGTGCGGGGCGCGATCGAGCGCGGCGTGCGCTGGCTGCGCGGCATGCAGTCGGCCGACGGCGGGTGGGGAGCCTTCGACGCCGACAACACCCGGCAGCTCGTCCGCAAGCTGCCCTTCTGCGACTTCGGTGAAGTGATCGACCCCCCGTCGGCCGACGTCACGGCGCACGTGGTGGAGGCGCTGGCGACGCTGGGGCACGACGACGAGGTGGTCCGGCGCGGCGTGAAGTGGCTGCTGCGCAACCAGGAGAAGGACGGCTCCTGGTTCGGCCGCTGGGGCGCCAACCACGTCTACGGCACCGGCGCGGTGGTCCCGGCGCTGGTGCGCGCCGGGTTCAAACCCGAGCACCGCGTCCTGCGGCGCGCGGTGAAGTGGCTGGAGAAGCACCAGAACGCCGACGGTGGCTGGGGCGAGGACATGCGCTCCTACGACGACCCGGAGTGGATCGGCCGCGGCGACTCCACGGCTTCGCAGACCGGGTGGGCGCTGATCGCGCTGCTGGCCCTGGGACGGCACGAGACCGACGCGGTCCAGCGCGGGGTGCAGTACCTGGCCCGCACGCAGCGCGCGGACGGAGGCTGGGACGAGCCGCAGTTCACCGGCACCGGCTTCCCCGGCGACTTCTACATCAACTACCACCTGTACCGGGTGATCTTCCCGCTGACCGCCCTCGGCAGGTACCACCGGGCCGGGCAGTGAGATGCGCGCACGCCTGCTGATCTGCGCACCGCTGGGCCTGGAAGCTCAAGCGCTGCGAGCCGCGCTCGGCCGCAATTCCGTTCGCCGCACGGGATTCGGCCCGCGGCGCAGTGCCCGCAGCGCCACCGCACTCGCCGCGGAGGACTTCGGCCTGCTCATCGTCGCCGGTCTCGGCGGCGGCATCGGCGAGGGCGTTCGCAGCGGCGATGTGGTCGTGGCCGACGAGGTCCGCGGGCCGGACAGCTCGGTGCGCTGCCGCGCCGCGCCCGCGCTGGCCGCGGAACTGCGCCGCGCGGGATTCCCCGTGCACTCCGGGCCGATCCTCACCACCCGGCACCTCGTGCGCGGCGCGCAGCGAGCCGAGCTGGCCCGCACCGGTGCGCTCGCGGTCGACATGGAGTCCGCAGTGCTCGCACGAGCCGCACGGGAGATCGCGGTGGTGCGGGTCGTGCTCGACACCGCGGAGAAACCGCTGCTGCGGTGGGGAACACCGCGCCGGGCGCTGGCCGCGCTCGCCCGGCTGCACGCCGTCGGTACCTGCCTGTCGCGGTGGAGCCGCGCCGCGGCACCGCGGGACCACCACACACCTGAGGAGGTGTTCTGAATGGGTATTCCGGTGCGCCAGGCCGTCCGCGTCGGCGCCTACCTGGCCAAGCAGAAGCTGGCCCGCCGCACGAAGTTCGCCCTGACGCTGGAGCTGGAACCGCTGTTCGCCTGCAACCTCAAGTGCGCGGGCTGCGGCAAGATCCAGCACCCGGCGAACGTGCTCAAGCAGCGGATGCCGGTCGAGCAGGCCATCGCCGCGGTGGAGGAGTGCGGGGCGCCGGTGGTCTCCATCGCCGGCGGCGAACCGCTGATGCACCCGGAGATCGAGGTCATCGTCGAGGAACTGATCAAGCGCAAGAAGTTCGTCTACCTGTGCACCAACGCGCTGCTGCTGCCCCGCAAGATCGACCGGTTCCGCCCGTCGCCGTACTTCGCGTGGGCCGTGCACATCGACGGCCTGGAAGAGCGGCACGACGCCTCGGTGTGCAAGAAGGGCGTGTTCGCGCAGGCGGTGGACAACATCAAGGACGTCCAGGCGCGCGGATTCCGGGTGACCACGAACTCCACCTTCTTCACCTCCGACACGCCGCAGTCGGTGATCGAGGTGCTCGACTACCTCAACGACGACCTGAAGGTCGACCAGATGATGCTCTCGCCGGCCTACGCCTACGACAAGGCACCCGACCAGGAGCACTTCATGGGCGTGGCGGAGACGCGCGAGCTGTTCCGCAAGGTCTTCGCCGACGGCAGGCGCAACCGGTGGCGGTTCAACCACTCGCCGCTGTTCCTGGACTTCCTGGCGGGCGAGGTCGACTTCCGCTGCACGGCGTGGGCCATCCCGTCCTACTCGCTCTACGGCTGGCAGCGGCCGTGCTACCTGATGAACGACGGCTACGCGGCCACCTACCGCGAACTGCTGGAGGAGACCGACTGGTCGCGCTACGGGCGGGGCAACGACCCGCGCTGCGCCAACTGCATGGCGCACTGCGGCTACGAGCCGACCGCGGTGCTGGCCACCATGGGCTCGCTGCGCGAGTCGATCCGGGCCCTGCGCGGTTAGCAGGGGTTTCAGTGGTTGGTTTGCGTGGCGGTGCGGGTGGCGGCCCCCTGCGGGAGTTACAGCGCCCGCCTGGCTGCGGGATCCCGCTCTTATGTATGTCCGATACACGGCGAACGGGCTGTCCTCGCCAAGCGAACGCTGAGAACCCGCGGCGGTGCCGGCGGCGAGGGTGCACTAAGCGGCTTCGCCGCTTCAAAGACAAAAGAGCAACAGAACCAGGCACGAGAACAGAAACCCTGTGCTCAGCCCAACCGGCGGGCCAGGCCGCGGAACAAGCCCGGCGCCGCGCCCTGCAGCCGGGCCGGAACCGCGAGCCAGGCGGGCACGAACACCTCCGCCCGGCCGCGCTGGACGCCCTTGACCAGCGCCGAAGCGACCTCCTGCGCGGTGAGCATCCGCGGGAAGCGCCGGTCGTAGCGGCGGCCGGCGAAGAACGGCGTGCGCACGGCACCGGGGAACACCGTGGTCACGCCGATGCCGTCGAGGCGGAGGCTTTCCGCGAACACCCGCACACCGGCCTTCGTCGCCGCGTAAACCTCCTCGCCGCGCACCCCGACGGCCGCGATCGAGGAGACGAAGACGACGTGGCCGCGCCTGCGCCGCAGCTCCGGCAGCACCGCGCTGGTCAGCAGCATCGGCGCGGTCAGGTTCACCGCCGCCAGCTCCGCAACCCGCTCGGCGGGCATCGACGCCAGGTCACCGGCCCAGCCGACACCCGCGCAGTGCACCAGCAGATCCACCTGCCGTGCCGCGGTGACCACGTGGTCGAGCTCGGCCTCGTCGGTCAGCTCGGCGGCCAGCGCCCGCCCACCGGAGCGCTCGGCCACCTCGGCGAGCCGCCGCCGGTCCCGGCCGACGAGCACCAGCTCGCACCCGTTGGCGGCGAGTTCGGCGGCGGTGGCCGCGCCGATGCCGGAGGAAGCACCCGTGACCAGCGCGGTCCGCCCGCGCAACGTCAGCCCCACGTCGGGTCCGAACCGCCGTCCGCGCGCTCGAGCGCGCGGCGCAGCTGCTCACCGCGGCGGGTCAGGATCACGATGCCCACGACGATGACCACCCCCGCGATCACTTCGCCGGCGAGGATGGCGGGGGAGGACTCGATGCGCTCGCCCAGCCAGCTCACCCCGATCGCCGCCGCCACCAGCGGGTCCACCGTGGTGATGACGGCCAGCGCGGGCGACATCAACCGGCCGCGCTGGAAGGTCTGCTGGCTGAGCAGGAAACCCATCGGCCCGATCACGCACACCGCGTAGAGCGTCCAGTGCTGGAACGGCTCGGCAGGCCCACCGGTGCGGAACTGCCCGGCCACCACCTTGATCAGCCCGGCGGTCACCCCGTAGAGCACGCCGGTGGCCACCGCCATGCCGATCACCCCGGCCTCCCCGGGGATCAGCTGGGCCGCCGCCAGCGACACCACCACCAGCAGGCCGAGCGCCAGGGCCAGCGGCAGGATCGACGCGCCGGTGAACTCGCTGCTCTGCCCGGAAGGCCGCGCCAGCACCAGGAACGCCGAGAGCCCGCCGACGCAGGCCAGCCCGCCCAGCGCCAGCACCAGGTCCATCCTGCGGTGCGCCATCCACGCGGCGAAGGCGGCACCGAACAGCACCGAGGTCACCAGCAGCGGCTGCACCAGCACCAGCGGTCCGAAGGCCAGCGCCACCACCTGCAGCGACAACCCGATGATCACGGTGAGGATGCTCAGCACCCAGATCGGCTTGCGGACCAGGTCGAACAGCATGCGAGGGCTGAAGGTGCGCACCTTCGGCACCTGCTTGGTGACGCGGTGCTGGATGGCGCTGGCCAGGCCGAAGCTGGCCGCGCCGACGACCGCGGCGGGAACGGCGATCACCAGCACCGTGCTGTTGGAGCTCACCGCCGATCACCTGCCCGCAGGTCGTCGAAGGCGGCGCGCAGGTGCGCGGTCAGCACTGCGGCGTCCGGGGCGAGCCCGGTGTCCGTGGTGACCCCGAACCCGACGTGGTCGGCCCAGCTGATCGCACCCACGGCGATGCCCACCCCGTCGGCCAACGACAGCACGGGCAGCACCCCGGCGAGCCGTGCCTGCCCCACGTGCGCGGGACGGCGCCGCCCGGGCAGCACCGACACCACCGCGCCGAAGAACCGGCGCTGGTAGATCCGCCGCACGATCCACGCGTGCAGCGGCGCGGGCAGCGCACCGAGCGCGGCCAGCACGGCACCGGACGCAGCCGGCTGACCGGTCCGGTCCGGTTTGCCCAGCTCAGCGGACACCGCGCTGAGGCGCCGCGCGACGGGCATCGGGCCAACGGGCAGATCCAGCG
This portion of the Saccharopolyspora antimicrobica genome encodes:
- a CDS encoding DMT family transporter → MSSNSTVLVIAVPAAVVGAASFGLASAIQHRVTKQVPKVRTFSPRMLFDLVRKPIWVLSILTVIIGLSLQVVALAFGPLVLVQPLLVTSVLFGAAFAAWMAHRRMDLVLALGGLACVGGLSAFLVLARPSGQSSEFTGASILPLALALGLLVVVSLAAAQLIPGEAGVIGMAVATGVLYGVTAGLIKVVAGQFRTGGPAEPFQHWTLYAVCVIGPMGFLLSQQTFQRGRLMSPALAVITTVDPLVAAAIGVSWLGERIESSPAILAGEVIAGVVIVVGIVILTRRGEQLRRALERADGGSDPTWG
- a CDS encoding phosphorylase family protein, whose protein sequence is MRARLLICAPLGLEAQALRAALGRNSVRRTGFGPRRSARSATALAAEDFGLLIVAGLGGGIGEGVRSGDVVVADEVRGPDSSVRCRAAPALAAELRRAGFPVHSGPILTTRHLVRGAQRAELARTGALAVDMESAVLARAAREIAVVRVVLDTAEKPLLRWGTPRRALAALARLHAVGTCLSRWSRAAAPRDHHTPEEVF
- the hpnH gene encoding adenosyl-hopene transferase HpnH, translating into MGIPVRQAVRVGAYLAKQKLARRTKFALTLELEPLFACNLKCAGCGKIQHPANVLKQRMPVEQAIAAVEECGAPVVSIAGGEPLMHPEIEVIVEELIKRKKFVYLCTNALLLPRKIDRFRPSPYFAWAVHIDGLEERHDASVCKKGVFAQAVDNIKDVQARGFRVTTNSTFFTSDTPQSVIEVLDYLNDDLKVDQMMLSPAYAYDKAPDQEHFMGVAETRELFRKVFADGRRNRWRFNHSPLFLDFLAGEVDFRCTAWAIPSYSLYGWQRPCYLMNDGYAATYRELLEETDWSRYGRGNDPRCANCMAHCGYEPTAVLATMGSLRESIRALRG
- a CDS encoding SDR family NAD(P)-dependent oxidoreductase; its protein translation is MTLRGRTALVTGASSGIGAATAAELAANGCELVLVGRDRRRLAEVAERSGGRALAAELTDEAELDHVVTAARQVDLLVHCAGVGWAGDLASMPAERVAELAAVNLTAPMLLTSAVLPELRRRRGHVVFVSSIAAVGVRGEEVYAATKAGVRVFAESLRLDGIGVTTVFPGAVRTPFFAGRRYDRRFPRMLTAQEVASALVKGVQRGRAEVFVPAWLAVPARLQGAAPGLFRGLARRLG